One stretch of Candidatus Thermoplasmatota archaeon DNA includes these proteins:
- a CDS encoding NAD(P)/FAD-dependent oxidoreductase, whose protein sequence is VVVVGAGPAGSTCAKVAAEKGCRVLLIEKRQEIGVPVRCGEGVSKKIEELNIKIPKYCIAQEVKGARIFAPNGKFIELSEKVAGGEVGYNIYRDKFDKELAVRAAKAGCDIQLKTSAVGVLKENDKVVGIKAKHMGDIFNIPAKLVVAADGFESQLPRWSGIDTSLKPNDIVACLQYTMVNIDFDSDYNNFYLGSLAPGGYAWLFPRGDECNVGLGVALNKIKECGEVKKCIDKFVAQKFNKGKIIRIVAGAVSTSQPIEKTVADGIIVAGDSARLIDPITGGGIFNACLSGIYAGEVAAKAIECRDYSENVLQEYEKLWRAKLEDKHYRNWLVKEKLSKFSDEKLNKGIEALAEFKFEKISTLELIKAVQEKYPELLKEIEELLVL, encoded by the coding sequence AGTTCTGCTAATCGAGAAAAGACAAGAGATAGGTGTTCCTGTGCGTTGCGGTGAAGGCGTTAGTAAAAAGATAGAAGAATTGAATATAAAAATACCTAAATACTGTATAGCGCAAGAAGTTAAAGGCGCTAGAATATTCGCGCCTAACGGTAAATTTATAGAACTAAGTGAGAAGGTAGCTGGTGGAGAAGTCGGCTATAATATATACAGAGATAAATTTGATAAAGAATTGGCTGTAAGAGCTGCTAAAGCAGGCTGCGATATTCAATTAAAGACTTCTGCTGTTGGAGTTTTAAAGGAAAATGATAAAGTTGTTGGTATCAAAGCCAAGCATATGGGCGATATTTTCAATATTCCTGCGAAGCTCGTAGTAGCTGCGGATGGCTTTGAAAGTCAATTACCAAGATGGTCTGGAATAGATACTTCGCTCAAGCCTAACGATATAGTAGCTTGCTTGCAATATACGATGGTAAATATAGATTTTGACAGCGATTATAACAATTTCTATTTGGGTAGCCTTGCTCCGGGCGGATATGCTTGGCTTTTTCCCAGAGGCGATGAGTGTAATGTAGGGCTTGGCGTCGCGCTTAATAAAATAAAAGAGTGCGGTGAAGTGAAAAAATGTATTGATAAATTCGTGGCACAGAAATTTAATAAAGGCAAAATTATAAGGATAGTTGCTGGGGCTGTCTCTACCTCACAGCCTATTGAAAAGACAGTTGCCGATGGTATTATAGTTGCCGGCGATTCTGCAAGGCTGATAGACCCTATAACAGGTGGAGGAATATTTAATGCTTGCCTATCAGGAATTTATGCAGGCGAAGTTGCTGCAAAAGCAATTGAGTGCCGAGATTATAGCGAGAATGTATTGCAAGAATATGAAAAATTATGGCGTGCTAAATTAGAAGATAAGCATTACAGGAATTGGTTAGTTAAGGAAAAGCTCAGCAAGTTTAGCGATGAGAAACTCAACAAAGGTATAGAAGCGTTGGCTGAATTTAAATTCGAAAAAATATCAACTCTGGAATTAATAAAAGCAGTACAAGAGAAATATCCTGAGCTATTAAAAGAGATAGAAGAGCTGTTAGTTTTATGA